From the genome of Brassica oleracea var. oleracea cultivar TO1000 chromosome C4, BOL, whole genome shotgun sequence:
GCTTCATGTGGTCGCTGCTTTCATCGGAGGAATCGCATCTCAAGAAGTAATCAAGGTTCGACTTATATCCCTGCCTCGCAAGATGGGTGATTTTGAAGCTAGACACGTCTTACCTTTTTATGTTTTTTTCCAAATGTTTTGCAGCTCATCACGAAGCAGTTTGTACCAATGCTGGGAACTTTCGTTTTCAACGGCATTGATCACAATTCTCAGTCATTGACATTATAGAAGATTCTTATTAGAGACTACTGGTGGCTACTGACAACTCCAACTTCACTTTTATCCTCGACTCGAGTTGTGAAATGGTACTTTAAATACAGTTTGGAGTTTTCATTTCTGCCATTGCACCAGACTGATTAGATCTCATTTCTCCATATAACAATTTGGAATTCCTGATGAAATGTATGTTTTGATTCTTGAGCCGCGGTTTCAAAACCGAAGAGCTCGTGTTACATATTAGCCTTATTTCTTACTGATTGGTAACGCTAAATCATATGCTATCGTCTCCAAAGTAAGGTCAAAAGACCAGATTGTTAACTTAAACAAAGTGCAGAGGTCTACAAAAGAATACAGTCTTGTGGTTGATAACAAAATTGGCAAAAGAACAGAGACGTAACCGAAACAGACAAAGCTACAAGGTTTTGGGTTACTCGGCTGAGTGTCTCTTTGAGGGATTATAAACGCTGAATTCGCCAAAGTCTCTCCGGCCACTGGCAACAAAACAATCAAACCTTTGTAAAGAACCAAGGTCCAAACAATATTTGCTTTTGACACCAAAGTTGTCTGTCTTTGGTTTCAAGTATTGCTGCTTTACCTGTGACTAACATTCCAACCACCAGGCAAATGGCGAGGATAAACAGTATCAACAAACACTTGTCTCCATCTTTGGCAGAAATCCCGAACACCATCCTCTCCATGTTCCCTTAAGAGATACTCCACAACCTGTTTCCCGTGCGGTCCATGTCCTAGCAAGGAGAGTTTCGAGTTCTCTTGGTGCGGCATATTTCCATTACACTGAGTATCATTTAGCTCTTGAGCTCCATCTCCTCCACTATCATCTGTAACAACTATCCTACTTTCTTCATTCATATCTTTCTCAGAATCTCCAGGAGCTTCCTCACCACGTTCTTCAACTGAAGAAGATACAAAACTGTTTGCATCAGTATCTGTGGGCAATACAATAATAGATCATTATTCATTAGCCTTTATCAAACAAAAACATGACAACATTATATATCATATGATTACCATTGCTACTGTTTTCTTTTTTGTCCATATGAGCAACCTCTGCAGAATATTTGAAATGGACACCTTTCTTTCTTTCCAGTTTTCGTCTCTCGTGAGGACTCAACCCAATGAGTAAAGCTCTCTCCAAATCTTCTTCAGATATGTCCCGTCCCCATAATACATCTTTACAGTCTACATATCAGAATATTTTGTTTATATCAACTGCTTGAAATGATATGAATGATATGATCCATTTCATTACCTGCAACAACTCCTCACGGCGACTAGATGGCATTCTATTCCCATGTCGCAAGTGAGTAGTTGAAGACAGAAACTGGACATGTTCCATCTGTGCCCAAACATTTATCAAGAACAAGTGGTAAAAGAGCATCCAGCTTAGCTAACTTGTTGTCCCGAGTCATTTGATAGATATCATCCAAATGACTACAAACAACAGAAGATGGAGATTGAATAGACGAAGACTCTATAGCCAAATCAGCTTGAGCTATCGAATGATATACTTCCTCAGCTGTTGTTGATTTCTGACAGGCAAGAGCAATTATAGCTTGGTCTGACAGAACATAGCGAGTGCTTTCATCATGAATCCTTGCCTGAAAAAAGAGATATGTTGATTGGCATTACAATAAGGGAAACTGTCTTGCAGCTACAACATCCACTAAGACTTTAGTTTACCATTAAGTCTCTCCATGCACAAAGTTCCCTTACAAGCTCCTGAAACTGAAAGGCGAACATCATCAACCCCATGCTTTGATATCTAATACACATAATGAAGTGAGAGTGAAGTATGTACCTTTGCATCCAAGGAGATGGAAGAGTTATCTCCATAGCCGTTTAAATGACGATAAATTAATGAGGAAGCAGCAGCACTCCCAGGAAAATCTTCGGTTTCTTTCGTGTACAACTGTAAACAGATTATGTTTGATCGTCTACTAGCCTCCAGAAGAAAATGGATTTTATCATCCGGGCTAGATGAACCTTCTGATACATTAATATTTTAGAATATGGTTCTTTAAAATCATGTTCTTCTTGAATTATAGTTGACATGATCTCCCGGTTAGCCTTACTCTTACAGCATATACAAAAAAAAATGGTGATCTATAGTATTAGATGCCTACCAATGCCTCGCTGTGTGAGCTCAGCAGTCAACTTATCAGCAATATAGAGTAGATAGTGTGCATCTGTTCTGGCGTATTGCACCATCTCTTCGGACAGTGGACGCTGTCTCCAATCTTCACGCTTCATAAGTTTAGCAAATATGAGGACTGGAGAAAACAGGACGGAGTATACTCATTGCATCATGTAACGCAATCGTATCCACCAAAAAATCCTCCTCGTGTAGAAATCTGCAAAAGAAATATATCAAATTAACAAACCTAACATTAAACTTTTTTAAAACGATCTTTAGCACTTACCTGAATCAAAGCAGTGAAACCAAGAAACGATCGCAAACTATGTTGCTCAGTATCAACTCCAAAGACTTTTTCTTTAGCCAATGTCTCTGCAAACTTCTTCAATTCAGACTCCGTCTCAACCCACAAATAAGAATCACTAATCTCCAGTGAACACTCTCCTCTCAGAAACTCAACTTCATCAAGACAAGGATTCTCTAACAAGACATTTATCTCACTTTCATACGGATGAGAGTTGTTAGGTTTCTCTGCATTGGTTTCGAATACAAACATTAGAAATCAAAAACACACATAACCACATTCAATAATCAAATCTACCTAATGAGGAAGAAGACACGTCGTCAAGCTTCTTCATGTGTTTGAAACCAGAGTAAGAGTTATCCGCAAGAACACGTTTGAAGCCGAACTGTGGTTTGGTCTCTGAATGGAGATAACACGAGCTCGGAGAAGATGTCTGCTTCCTACCGTGGCGGCGCCGCCGATAATCCGCCACGAGCAGAACTGTCGCCGCCACAAGAGAGGCTACGGTAATTACGATTCTGACTTTTTCTTTGACCTCCATGAATGTATCTTCGAATCTCAAACTGTTCGTTACTGTTTGTTTTGAGCAAACACTTGCGGCAGTTCGGTCTTAATTTTTTTTTTTTTTTTTTTTTTTCAACATTCGGTCTTAATTCTTAAAACCTTTTTTCACTTTCAATCTCTCATTGTTGAGATCTTGACACGTGTTCAAGTCTTAGGCCCGTGCAGATTACGTGTCTTGGGTTATAAACTAAACGGCCCATTAAAACTGAAGCCACATGTGTTTGGTTGGCCCGAAAATCTCCAAAAGTCTTACAACTTTATGAATTCAAAACACTTGTATCCCTATGTATTTTATTAGCAGACAGATGCAAGATATGGTGTGAAAGCCTCCTGGTCCGGTGATCTGATAGTTCACTAATGTTTCTACAGTACGAAGTATGGTTCCAAATCGGAAAAGACAAATTATTGTAAATTAATGGAAAAAATATTTATACGATATCTTCAAATGTAAAAAAAATGTTATGTGGAATTTTATAAGGTGGTTCGTTGCTTAGACGTGAATTTTCGTAAATTTGTAAAATTGTCTTATCGTTTATTTAATATTTTTTATAGTTTGTAAGAACATAATTAATCAATGTTAAAAAAATATGAGAGTGAGATTAATTGATCCTTGAGCCTTGACTTATATCACCACAAGAAGTCCATACATTTTGAAGTTTAGTGCTAAGCTCTCTTTAGTCTTTACACAAATGAAATGGACATCTCATGGAACACCATTAGTAACTAAAAGTAATATCCGATCCAGATGGGTACAAAATAAATAAATAAATGTATGCGAATGCCAAATGTCTATATCAACATGTTGACGCAGATATGGAAATATGTTAGATACGACAAATCCAGCATTAATAAATACAGTTGAAGGAATTCGGGGCCATTGGCACTGAGAGGTGAGTGTTTATGGTTAGTTTATGGGCCTTCACTTATTATTTATTTATATCAATGGACTCCATACCTGTTAGGTTTCATAATTACTGAGTCATATCAGAAATATAACTACATCGACATCAAGAGAATATGTATTGAACTGTACATTAAATTGCTATAAATAAAAGTCACAATACTAAATCGGAGATCTATACTAATAATGTTATCTTTTCTCCTTTTTCTTGTGTCCACGTCAGCAAAGAAGTAGAGACCTTTTTTTGACACCTGGCACTACGAAACACTAGTCGTACCTGCGTTTTATCAACTCTGCTTGGACTGGGCTTTTATAGATATTACAGATGGGCTTCGTAATCAAAATGGAAAGGCCGTTCAAATTTTAGGTTTCCACATCGTCTTTTTCACGACGATAATTCTAGAGCTCGCCTTTCACTTTTTTGTAACGTTTCAACCTTCATTATTATGTGCTTTACTCTGATCTCAGCGTAATTATACCACTCTTCCAACTGGAAAGAATTCAATCAACTCTTCGCATCCCCCAATAATCGGCTGAAGGTTCAACTATAAATATCCCACCTTTCGACGATGAACACCACAACTCAGACGAGATCCAGAAAAATAGTTTGTTTAAGCAATTGATTCCGACAATGGCGTCTTCATACACTATCCTTGGCGATTGGAAACTCGGACGCTGCTCCAACACTTAATCAAGGGTCCATTGGTGCGATTCTTGATATTTTACGTACTCTTGGATGAATGTTAGAAGTCAGAATGCAAGTTAAGTTTCAGAACAGTAGAAACTATGTGATATTTTACGTACTTATCACAGAGTTTCTTTCAAGCTACTATTTGTTTCACCTCAAACACAATTCAGATAAATAGAATATTAACCACCTTCAATACGTGATGAAATTACTAACGACCGAAAACAATAACATAACTGATGATCTTGAAGTTACTCTTACCATCATAGACTACAACCAAAAACCGACTCCAAGACTTGACGTCGACCATATCAGGAAACTAATAGGCCTCCAACTAAAAAAGAAGAAAACGATACATGCACAATATGCTTCGGAAATTATAAGAATGGAACCTATCTATGCTCTCTCACTTGCGGTCACACTTTCTATTTCAGCTACATTAATCAATGGGTTCATACAAATATAAACTGTCTCATATGTAGGGAAAATCATCTATGATTCAACATTATTACAATTTATTAAGGGGTTTCTTTTGTTCCGATTTTCAGTTTCATTAACATACAGTTTTGGATATTTGTTTTAATTTTCAAAATAAAAAAATATAAATATTTTCCCTCATTTCCAAATATTTTCCATAGCCAGAATTAGTTTCTTCCCAAAAATAAAATAAGAAGAATATATGAACAAAATTTCGTTACACACGTTTAAATTCAGTTTAGTCTCTAAAATAAAATTTCAAATAACATTCTTTAGACATACTGTCCACATGGTACTTAACAATATAAACATGTTCTCTAAACTAAAAATCAACTTTAGTTTATGTTTAAAATCTAACAAAATTAACTCTTATACAACTATCATCTTTTTATTTACTTTTATTGAATCAATTAGTCACAGTCATTTATGCTAATCCAATTTCAACTAAGAAAAACTTCAAAAAGAATTAATACACTACGATTGCTAACCAAAATCAAATAAATCGGTGGAAAATATTTGAACATATTTTAATTTTCATTTTCTTGAACATATTTCTTTACTAAGAACTTAAAAAGATTGTAAATTCGGGTAAGAATAAAATATACAAATCCGGCTCGTAGCGCCGAAATACCACTAGTAATGAATAATGCTCTACTCTCATGATGTATTTATCAACAACCCACTACTACCTTGCATATAAATTTCGCTATTTACAAATTTTCAAACTTTCCCTTTTTGTAGAAAGATATAGCTAGTATGTCCAAACTTTTGGTCAGCGATATTTATTATTTACGAGCAATTTAACTGAGGTATTAATTTATCTAAAAATATTAGATATTAGATGTAATGTTTTAGATTTTTTACACTTATAAAGAAAACATATCAGATTTTTGTTTCTAATGCAATATTTTCCGTTATCAACTGTTCCCCACAACTTTTAACCAATAAAATATTTATAAACACCATTATGTTTTTTGAAGTTTACAATTTGAAATTAATTTATGCATTGAAAATGTAAAACATATATTCCCTCCGTTTCATATGATTTGTCGTTTTAGAGTTAAAATTTTGTTTCATTTTAAGTGTCGTTTTATGTTTTTAATGCAAAATTTAATAAAAATATTTTTCATTTTATTTTTCTATTGGTTGAAATATGGTTATATGTATAGGTAATGATGTTTTTATTTTGAAAATATGCAAAATTAAATGTTTTTTTAATCTGTGTGCATAAACCTAAAACGAGAAACTAAAGTGAAACGGAGGGAGTATCTTTTGAAACAATTTTTTTTTTTGATAACCGTAGTGTGATCCCTAAGCCTTTCTAGTCCCAAAGATTAATCACTACGAAGTCCGCGGGATCCGCGTTTTCTTACCACTTAAGGCGTCCCGGATGGCCAAGGGGAATCAAACCTATGGCGATACTCACAGCTGTGAGCTATTTACCCTTTGACCGAGACCACTTGGTTATTTTTTTTATTCTAAAATATAGATTTTTTGAAACGGAGAGAGTAATTAATATCGAAGGGAGCTCGCTGTAAACGTGGCACTGGCACTGGCACGCAGGGGCGGAGGCAGCTGCACGAGATGGGGGTACCTGACCCCGCTAGATTTCTGTCAAAAAAAAATTACTTGCATTTCAGAAATGATTTATGGTAAAATAGAGTGTAATTAGTATACTGACCCCTATGATATTTTCGAGAACGTGACTTGACCCCATGATTGTTTCCAAAAACTCTATTAACATGCTTTTACTTTGGTCAAAGCCAAGATATACTTGTAATTGTCTAAACATTATTTTCATTTCTTTATCCTAATTGTTTCCTATTGTTTTTCTACGGCTGTCAAAAAATAATTGATACTATAATTTTTATTGTACACATAATTTTTTCCCTTTCATTCTTTATCGTAGTTTGTTTATTTTTAATTATTTAGATTAAAAGTTGTTTTAAATTATTACTTATTTAAAAAATTCAGACTACTAACAATTTTATAAGCTAATATGTGGACATATGTATATCACTTTAACATGTTTAATATTTATATTATTTTAGTTATTTTAGTAGATTTAAATAAATACTAATATTTAATTAATATTAATTAGCATTTTTTACAAATAAAATTGATCCCAGTCAAAACTTTGACTGCCCCCGCCACTGCTGGCACGTACATCTAATAAGAATCAAATCTTTTAACAACTTTGTTTCATCTTTACGTTTCAACACTAATCTCCGAGACAACGTAGGAGGCATTTTAAAGCGCGTACCTTTGTTTCAGTTGTAGAGCAAATCACGGACAACATTACCTGACTTTTTTATATCAAGTTTATAGGTTCGAATTTTGATTATTCCCGTACTTACAAAAAACCGGACATGTATAAATGTATTATACGCCGTCCCGTGCCAACACTCAGACCTGCTATAAGCGATCAAAAATAAAATACCTCTTCTTAGTTATAAAATGTTACAGTACTTAGTTTATATAGTAGAAACAAACAAAAACTAAACAACACGAAATATTAATTTTTACTTTTCCAGATAATATATTAAGTAAATCTTTAAATTTAAAAACCAGTCTATTAAAAAAAAGACTAAAACATTTAATATTTTATGTGATATAATTAAGCAAGTATAAAATAGCCAAAAAATATTTTTCTTATGACACAACCAAATTTTATTTATTTTATTGTGTTATAACAATTAAAAATGATCTATACTATTTCGGTTGCTTAAGTATGAAAAATCATAATTGCTTAACTAGCAATACGGTTTCAACCAACCATTTTTCATATTTTAGAGCTTACATAGATAAAACAAAAGAATTATGCCCTTAATAGTTTCCTGAAAATTTGATGCCATAAACCAATGTTTCAAAATTTAACGTTGGGGCACGGCTCTGATTATACGATATAAGAGAAAAAAAGTATTATATTTGGAGATGAAAGTCTTTGGGGTTCGTTTGAACATTATGGAGACCAAACCAACCATTTAAATTAGGTGTTTTCTAAAAGCACAAAGTCTCCTCTCTTACAAGCAAAGCACCTAACCTAATCGTCTTAGACTCTTACCTACCGAAGTAAACCTACCATGGTTTGTGTAGTAAACAAGGTAAATTATGTTCACTCGCCGATAACTTGAACAACCAAACCGGTTTACACATTAATATTGGTTAGTGA
Proteins encoded in this window:
- the LOC106338090 gene encoding uncharacterized protein LOC106338090, coding for MEVKEKVRIVITVASLVAATVLLVADYRRRRHGRKQTSSPSSCYLHSETKPQFGFKRVLADNSYSGFKHMKKLDDVSSSSLEKPNNSHPYESEINVLLENPCLDEVEFLRGECSLEISDSYLWVETESELKKFAETLAKEKVFGVDTEQHSLRSFLGFTALIQLYTKETEDFPGSAAASSLIYRHLNGYGDNSSISLDAKFQELVRELCAWRDLMARIHDESTRYVLSDQAIIALACQKSTTAEEVYHSIAQADLAIESSSIQSPSSVMEHVQFLSSTTHLRHGNRMPSSRHCKDVLWGRDISEEDLERALLIGLSPHERRKLERKKGVHFKYSAEVAHMDKKENSSNDTDANSFVSSSVEERGEEAPGDSEKDMNEESRIVVTDDSGGDGAQELNDTQCNGNMPHQENSKLSLLGHGPHGKQVVEYLLREHGEDGVRDFCQRWRQVFVDTVYPRHLPGGWNVSHSGRRDFGEFSVYNPSKRHSAE